TCTCTAACTTCTCGAAAATATCCATAAACAAACATTATACTaacaaatatattcttgaagagTGGATAAACAAGCCTAGTTTCATGTGGTGATGGTTTATAGGTACCTGATATATACACAATCGAGCAATATAATAGAAAAATATTATACAATAATAAGAATTCAGAAATGGTAGAAGAGTGATCATACAAAATTGCAAGTGCATGAAAAAACGAAACCAGAACTTTATATGGCTCTCATTTATTCGAACACGCTCTGAGTAAAATCACGAATACTAACCAAAAGCAGTGAGTTCCCAAAATGACGGAACAAcatattcataatttcttgatAACTCAATATCGAAGAAGTAAATTTTCGACTTAATTAGGTTAAACATGCGGAAGTTAGTTTAGCAACGCAACTTTgactttcaaaaacaaaaaataaacttgTAGGAAGCAATTAagtcttttttttcattttaactttTGAATTTTAAAAGTTAAATTTTACTTGTTAAGAAGCATCCGCATTTTCTGTTTCTGAGTGGAAACACCCTATAATCGAATAATTGTGCTTCATGTTTATGTCAAAGATGAAAATTGTCTTGTGGGAAAAGAACATCACATATATGTATTTAACCCTTGGATTTGAATTCCTGGGTACAGAAGACAAGCAAAATATGGCACTGGTTCCAACATCCAAGTATCTCcaagatattttttttataatatccatccgatattttattttttttattatcaggAGAGTTGACAAAAATATTGTTTATTATCTTATAATGCGAGAGAGACATTGTTATTTTCTCTCACTCTCAAGAACAAACCCAAAAAGGTGATGTATGGGTttgatttgtttgatttttttttttgttatgatgCTAATTGGGTAAAGTTAGAGTTTTTTCTAGGTCTACACTAGATCAATGATGTCTCTACTGTTGGAATCGAATACAAAAACTAAATTGGTATGAATTGAAATAGAAACGTATGAATTGATATTAACAACAAATTTTccaattccaattttaattaatACCAATTAATAGAGAAATTGATAACGGTGTTTGCtagttagtggtggtggtgaaagtGAGGAAATGCGGTGGCTATGAATTACTGTAATTGAGGATCAAGTAATCGAGTAACATGTAtgtctttatttttttatcatcTCTGATACTTAGTTTATTAAGCTACATACTGATTTAAAAATCTTTGTAGATGAATATTAGTTACAAGTTGGGGAATGAGACTCTGTTTTTtgtttgttcttgtttagttatGTCGTCTATTTCTTAAATCCTTTGGTTTCTGTAAGGAGTATTTAAGAATTTATCAAGAGTCGTGGAGGATAACAATATATGTAAACATGTGAGGAATTCAGTCTTCCAAATAGGTTGATTAATCACTACCCCAAATTTAGTGATTATCAACGGTAGATGACAGTTGCAAAGTGAGATCGTAACAGTTCTGCCGTGTTACTAAAGTCGATGTGCATTTTTTCGTAACGGTTACATTATCGGTGCAAAGTTTCGGTCGCAACAGCTTCAAGCTGTTGCAACTTCAAAAGTTTaagctttggaaaattttggtaCATTTTTGGTATTTAGATTTGGTGAGGAAATTACCCAAAGTGGAATTTACGTATCATATTTAGATTTGGTGAGGTAATTATCCTAAGTCTAATTTACGTATCATTATATTGGTGACAAAAATAATTcggaaaaaaaaagtttaaaagaccaaaagaagaaaactatgggGATGATTAACTAAGCTAagataattaaggtttttatttgcaTCAAAATAATGATAATTAAGGTTTTCAATGGAGATTAAATTCTGACTGTCCGTTAGATATGAGGACGTGAATTATCAATGATTAGCTAGAATTTTTAGTGACTAAAACAACATGGGTTCACAAtaataagagaagctaaatacattTTCCTATAAAATGGTGAACAAAGGAACATAATATTTATATCCCCTTTGCGATCAAACCAACTCGAACAGACAAATACCTACTATGTACCAATGGTTTACAATTTTCTCCAACTTCTCATACACCATATTATCTTCCAACTGAATACTCCAATATAACAAAACCACACCAAAAGCAATTTTTCTCCGTGTTaattttctttttggtttatATATAAACTCGTACCGACCTCACTATATTGAAAACACAATTAGAATATGCTTGTTATGACGAAGTACGTAAATGGTAAAAGAGTGACCAACTGATCATACTTACTTAAATGATAAAAAAATAATGACCATACGTAATTGCGCGACAAAGCACGATAAATCCAGCACGGCCAAAGTTTAAAGAACACTACATCTTCTTTAGTACTGTTTGAATCTTGACTGATTCATCCAAtttcaaactcaaaatttcaatCAAGTAATCACATGATGATTAGACTATTTAAATCCTCTTCAGCAATCTTCAAACCTCCATTCAAATCCAAACCCcctgaaaaccctagaaatcaaaaaGATGACAGAAAACTCATCACGTCAAGCTCTGATTCCAAATTATCTATACGCAACATCTACAAAGAATTCGTTTGATTTGGAAAAGTATTCGAATGGAAATCGAACTTTCCCTtcttcatcaacagcagcagcaacagtgccgcattctgttgttgctgcttcaCCAAATGAACCTGGAAGAAAGATAGAGATGTATTCACCATCTTACTATGCTGCATGTACTGTTGGTGGAAGTCTTTGTTGTGGAATTACTCGTATGGCCGTTACTCCTTTAGATCTTGTCAAATGTAATATGCAGGTTTTAATTTCTATTCTTATAATTTAGTTTTAGATATTGTGAAATCTTGTCAGTTTGGTACTCTTTGATTTTGCCTCAGTTTATAATTTAGAGGTGTTGAGTTCGGATTTTATGAATATGTGGATTTCATCGTAGTTACTTCGGATTTAGGATTTAAATTGAACTTGTTTGTTTCTCTAATGATTTAGAGAAAGTTGGATTGGAGTTGATTGAGCTTTAGGAATGGTTAATTTCGCTTAGTGTCATTTTAAGCTATTAATTAGCTTTTAGCATCCAATATCGCAACAATTCCCTTTTGAACTTTACAATGCATATAACGGTCTAAGTTTGTCTCCAATGTTGATCGATCACTCTCCTCTGATAGTTTGCCTTGGACAGGCTGTGTCTGCTATGAATAGTTCTGAACTATAATTTACAGTACAGAGttcttatttttatcttttgcagttgatgaaatagatggccTTACAAGACCCGCCAGATTTTTATATCAAttctttcagtttcttctttcATTACTCTATATCTGCATCATTAAAAGATGTGAGACGTGGTTATTCGTTTCTTAGTGTCGTTCTCAAACTGTTTTAGGTTTTCTCGAGCTCACCATTTATCTTATATGCTAAGAAGTTTAGTCTACCAAGATAAATACGCATTCATCTTTCTACAGTAACTCTTCTACTCTTTGCGTGTATCCAGATTGATCCTGCAAAATACAAGAGCATCTCGTCCGGTTCTATATAAAGAACAAGGAGTTAGAGGTTTCTTCAGGGGTTGGGTGCCTACCCTGCTTGGTTACAGTGCGCAGGGTGCCTGCAAGTATGGGTTTTATGAATTCTTCAAGAAGTACTACTCTGACCTTGCTGGGCCAGAGAACGCAGTCAAATACAAGACTCTTATCTACCTAGTTGGTTCTGCATCCGCTGAGGTCATTGCCGATGTTGCTTTGTGTCCCATGGAGGGTGTGAAAGTACGAGTCCAAGCTCAGCCTGGGTTTGCAAGGGGATTGTCAGATGGACTTCCAAAGATCATCAGGGCTGAAGGCTATGTCGGGTATGAAATTACCTTTTAAGAGAAAATTTATAGTGTTATCCGTCACTATTTCTTAATGTGCTGACATTCATTTGCAGGTTATACAAGGGTCTTGTTCCTCTCTGGGGTCGACAGATTCCATGTAAGATATTGCTTTTCATGTTTCCGCTGTTCATTCCTCTCATGATCACTGAATTTGTTAGTTGTTTCCAAATGAAAATTGCTTGATGAGTGAGTTAAATATACATGGCTTTGGTTTTGACAATCCTTTGGCTTTTTGTTTTGGGTAGCATTGAAGGGACCTGAATGTCATGTTCcagatacttttttttttcatgctcAACACTCCTGCCATTTACATTAGATAGACATATTCAGACACTACTGCATGTTATATTTACATGTACATTTGTAATATTTTCTGAGTTCGTATTCCACAGTTTACTGGTTTATTTCCTTTGAGCTACGCAATATCGATTCCTTATTTCAGGCCCTATATATATGTTCAGGCACGAGCCTGCTGTCCATATTATACACAACATGTGGACATTATATGCCCTTTAGAAAGGATCATGAACTCCTGGCAGAATATAATGTGAAGTGTGCTTATTGCATCATTAAACTTCAAGTAATCCATTTTGGAGACCTGTTTATGTAGATAGTATTGTTTTCCTTCATAGTAGTTGTTTCTTTGCCATGGTCTTTCATGCGACCTGTATCTAGTTGATGAACTGATAGATGGAATTTTTTTATTAGAGCATATCTGGGAGCTATTTCAATTTCTTTTTAGCTGCATGTCCCCTACATGCTTGTGTGGTTGATGAAAACATGTTTTCGGTTGACACTAAGAATATGGCACCGGAAAGCCAAAGTTATAATGTTGTAATAGAAAACTCAAGTTTCTTAGCAAATGTTTTCGTCAACACAGTACCTTTCTCAGCTTATCCTTGCTTCTTGACAGCAGTTCCATTTTCAGCTAGCTCTTGCTTAACAGTTCATTCCTTGCAAGAATTAATATTTTACAGACACTATGATGAAGTTCACATCATTTGAGACCATAGTGGAGAACATTTACAAACACGTTACCCCCAAGCCCAAGGATGAATGCAGTAAATCCATGCAATTGGGTGTCAGCTTTGGTGGTGGATACATTGCTGGTGTCTTATGTGCTATTGTTTCTCATCCTGCTGATAATCTTGTTTCATTCCTCAACAATGCAAAGGATGACACTGTTGCAGATGTGAGTATTCACCTCTTTCTCATTTTCTCCCAGTTTCACTGCTGCTCTATTGTCTTTCTAAGTTTCTTTTATTTGCTATCATTGTGTAATCTGATCTCTCGTTTTGTTGTAGGCTGTGAGGAAGATGGGTGTCGTGGGTCTATTTACTCGTGGCCTTCTATTGCGCATTGTTATGATTGGAACCCTTAGTGCAGCACAATGGGGTATCTACGATGCCTTTAAAGTGTTTGTGGGACTGTAAGTTACTCTTCCTTCGAGCTATGTTCCGGTTCAGAtttatttgtatttattttggaaaTCTTTCTGCCTTAGTTTTGTAATTTTTTGATCTCCACAATTTTTGTTCTCTGTTTGACTTCATTCTGACTAATTTATCTAACttgctgtttttttttatttaattggtCAGGCCGTCAACTGGAGGAGCCCCTCCCCTACCCGCGCCTTCCCCTGAACTCGTGGATGCTTAAGATGTGGGATGAAACTCGGTGCAATCCAAAGCGGTAGGCTGATATATACATTCATGATATAAAGCATAAATAGATAAAATACACAGAAAAATATTCGGGGCAGACTGGCAGTATTAAGTTGTACCCTTTGTTATAGAACTAAAACCCATTCTTTATCAGATTTCCCCCCAAATGATAGTATCTTGCTATATGTAATAACTCTATTCTGCTATGTGTTCCGAAGTGTTAATTAAACTTTTATAAGTATTTAATTGATAATACAAAAGCTGTTTTCACTGAAACTCTAGCTGAGATGAAAAAGAAAAGGTTTGAAGATATTACATTACAGTGATGATGATGTTTCagagaatccatgtaaatgagaATTTCCCATTCCTGGAAATATTTGTATGAATTTTTCTTGTCATTGTTCATTTCTTGTTCTTCCACTGTCACAGAGGCTTTCAAATTTCTGCACTAGTAGCTCAACATCTTTATCTCCCGTGTCTCATCATCTCACTCATTTCCATAGCATTCCTTTTGACTTCCGTTCCTTCTTTTCCCATCAACACCTTTCTAATCACTTCTCCTACCTCTCTTCTGTCCAACTTCCCATCCTTATCCCTCTTAACCTCAACTCATAAGCCAAGCTCCACCACCAATGTTGCATTTACTGGTTGATCAAGATGCATTGGCATGGCTATTATAGGAACACCATATTTCATACTCTCTAACACTGAATTCCATCCACAGTGACTCACAAATCCACCGATTTTACTACTCCCAAGTATTTTTGCTTGTGGTGCCCATTTTTCCACAACCATTCCTTTCTCCCCAATCCTCTCCATGAACCCTTTTGGTAAAACTTGAGCTAGACCTTCTCCTTCATGATTATCGGGAAACCTAATTACCCATATGAAATTCACTTCGCTGAGCTCTAAACCATAAGCAACTTCTTGTATCTCTTCTTTTGACATGAAATACTCTGTACCAACTGACACAAATACTACTGAAGAATTTTCTTTGTTAACAAGCCATCCACTAAACTTGTTCATTTCACAAGTAGTACTGTCAGTATCGGTTTGAACAAGAGGACCAACGGGTACAAATTCTTTTCCATACACACAAGAGAGATAATCTAGATATTTTTCTTCAATCTCCATAAAAGTATTGATCAACACTACGTCTATCGATTTGTCGACACACTGAGTAAAGCGATATCTGTCTTCAATACCTTCGGGACTAGAAGCGCGCTCGATAAATTTACGGTTTACGTAATTGGAAATACAAAGCGCACGAAACGGGAATTTAGTTTCTGTATTTTTGTCATAGAGGTGGAAACAGAAGGATGTAAAAGTTGCACCAGTGGTTAACAGTTGAACTGCTGGGATGTTCAACTGAGAAGCTAGACTTGGAGCCCATGGTTGAATGAAATCGTAAACAAGTAAGTCCGGTTTAATAGTAGAAAGTATGTCACTGAAAGATGGTGCTGATAAATCAAAGGCTTTTTTCAAAGTTTGCATGAGATGAGGTGGGAGTGATTTTGTTGTATGGTAATGAGGAGGAAGATCTGGAAGTGAAGGAAGATTAAGTTCTATTAGTTGGATTAACGTATTTTCGGGTTGATGATCACGACTGAGTTTATCTTTAATGGAAGATAAGTTTATGGGTGTAGAGCAAAGATAAGTGTAGAAGTTTCTTTGAGCGAGTCTTTTAGCTAGTTCCAAGAATGGAGATATGTGTCCATGAGCTAACCATGGAAACAGTAGAACTCGGATTCTTCTAACATTATGTTCTTCTACGTTTTGTGATGAATCCATAACACTTTTTTTTTCAATCTTTCTTTTCGATCATTGCATGAATTATGAAGTGAATTAGACGTAAGAATTTgctggttgatcttaggaattaaTAGATTTGTGCATGGTATTACGTGTAAACACTTGAGAAGATTGGGAAAAGGACGTGGAGAGTGGTAGAGCTAGCATGACGTTTGTTGCAAGTGTTTTCCGTAATATGGTTTTGCATCAACGTCATGAGAGGTCTTATGAGCGCAACACATTGTAGCGCCTGTTGAAAGCTATTGCTTAGTAATGCGCTTATCCATAAGAGGTCTAGAGATCATATCTTAGCtacattctctatataaaaatagagttttttcgagcgacgtggttatccggagcttctggttgattctgattCCACCATTTTTGTTTTTATGGTAATTGAAAATATTCTGgaaaagaaaatccaagaagaTATATTTTGCCCCACAAAATATTTTATAGACAATCACATTCCATAAAAATTATTTCTGAAAACAGCTAAATCTTGAAAAAACCttataaaattaccaaaaatataTTGAAAAGTTAATTATAATATATCTTATTTTAATTTAATCTAACATAGAATTTCAcaaacaaattaaaataaaatcacatagaaatatgcactattaatcatgatttcatcacaaattaaatcaatcatacaaaaaaaaatccaatgttcATTGTTCAATTACATTTATTCCAATGAAACTAATTTTAATTATAGTTCCAAACtactaataattaaataaattcaaATTCTAATTGCACTTTGCAATTACAACTCCATATGAAATTACAAAAACGATTCAACAATGAAGCTAAATCATGCTTGAGCCAAATATGAGTCAatgcccaaattaaaaataaaaatgtttagaGTCGTGGATACATACCAATAATTCGAATTTGCCTCTCCTTTGCTAGAACATTTAATTGTTGGTCCTGTAGAAtattaaagatacaaaataattaatagaaaatcGTGATGATCAATACATGATATCAAACAAAATGTTTAGAATAGAAAAACAAAAGCTTTAGTAGAAAAATGCAATAATAGTAATGatttaaaattaattttattcattccataaatacaaaccaaaaaaatattatattatgAGATGTAGATTATACCAAATATCTTTTAGACACAAAAATTGCAACAAGTACATGCAAGTATCCAAAAATAGTGGCTATCCgaagtagagctggcaaacaagccaaaacccgcgggttttcccggcccggcccgtaaaaaacccgcacccggctcggctggtgcctaaacaagccgggttagggttggagaaaagCCGGCTTGTAgggaaacgggttaacccggaccGGTTTGTAAAACCCGCGGGTTCAACCCGTTACCCGCAATTCTATTTCCCCACATTATTACGCCGCATTTCACCTCAGGATAACTGTCCCCTCAGTttatttcttcttcatattttctttctccttcttcgtttctttttccttcttcgtcCGCAGAGAGATTCACAGAAAGTGAGAGAAATTGAAGCTAAAATTATCTATAATTGAAGTGGAAGAAGATGATAAGTTCGATAGATTTTCTCATATGGATCGAAGTAGGGTTTGATTGGTGAACTGAGATCTAAAATTGATGAGGATTTAAGAATTCAGAAGAAAAAATTCAACTATCAAGATTCTTTTATTGAATCGAAGATGGGTGTTGATCTAAAAtcttttgggttttgattttctaATGTTTATGTGAATACAGAAACGAGTAATCATGAAACTGTCGGTGGTAATAATAAACTCAGGAGAGATCGAGAAGAAGTTGTTGCCGCTGAGAAAATCAAATTGATGAAGATATGATCTGTTGCTGCTGAAATTGATGATTTAGGGTTCTGTTTGAGATCGATTTAAAGAATAGTGAATATGAGAATGCAGTTGATGGAGGTTTTGTTAGTGCAGAAATTAGAGAAATTAGGATTCTTGGATAATGAACTGGTAGTCTGTGAATTGGAAGAAGAAACTGAAGCTCGATTTTAGAGATAAAGGAATTTATTGGAGGAGATGATTAATGGATCTGTGAGGAATCAAAATAAGATGGGTTTGGAGAGCTTCAGATCAACAATTAAGGAGATTGATGGATTTTTAGGACAGGGTTTGATGGAGTTGATTAGTTGTACAACAATGGATTTGTGTTAGTAGCAGATGGAGTTGTTGTGGCGGTGAGAGATAGAGAAGAATTGAAAGAATCAATTGATAACGGTTGTTACAGGGAAGCTGAAGGTGTTGGTGGTACTGATGGAGTTGATTCTATTGGTTTTGGTGATGCAGAGTTGTAAGCAGAAGGGTTTGGACGAGAAGATCATGACTTTGAATGAAATTGGTGGTTGTTGGTATTGGTGTTTACTGCCAGGGTTAGGAGATGCAGAATAGTTTGTGTTAGCTGAAACAAGGTGGGATGTGAGTCTGTGACAGTGTTGCAGAACAAGTCAGGGAAGGCTAAATTCAAGTTGTGACTTTGGCTTGAGAAGATAATGGTGGTgatgttcttcttttctttcttctttttcttcgtctGCAGTTGTTGTTGCTATTGTTGCAGAGATTGTAGGAGTGTGTAATGATTTGAATGTGCGATTTCAATGAATGAATTATATGAATGTTAGGGAaggaaaataaaccaaaaaacagTATTAACGAAATTTGTTTACATAGTATATATTTGTTTCTCGTCGCTGATATTTAGGGGTTTCAATTTGATCTGTTTCCAAGTTAAATTCTATCGGTTTCTTGTTTCAATTGCAATTTATGTAGCTAGATTTTCATACATTCGTAAGGGCATTGTTAATTGATTCATAAATCAGAGGCTTTCAAATCGGTTTCTGGTGAGTTGACTCaccataaacgggttaacccgtgaacccgcaggtttaacccgttacgggtgcgggtcgatgaaatgaccacccgtgaagaatatcaacccgcgggttttgacccgtgttaacccgaacccgtgtaacccgtaacaagccagccccggcccgcccgtttgcaaGCTCTAATCCGAAGTataaaactacaaaaaaaaaaaaaaatttgcacaCAAGTGCGGAAATAATATCTCTTTTCTTCCGAATATCCTTATTTTATTACTATACTTTTTAATATTGCTTATTcagaaaaatattaaattaaatgcACTAATAAAGATACTTTCAACTgcgattggaaaaaaaaaacttcaatagGTAAATTTATGATTTTCTTTGCTTGAAGTTGCCAAAATATTATAATAGATGGATATAATCGGGAAAATGTAGATATTGCTTAATATTATGTtcaaaataaaaaggaaattcCAGATAATCTTAGATATTAATTAATATTACATAAAAAATGaaatcattttatttttgggtttgGTGTCTCTATATAAAGCATTCAAACAAACCCAAACTCCATTTTTAGCCAAAACCCTTTTGTTTCCGCATTTCTTTTTAAGATtttgttgttatttcttttctttttcctgcGATTTAGGATTTTTTGTGACATTTGTcgttttgttttgcaggtttcCTCGGTCATGCACCTGTTGTAATTGTTCCAAAAGAAGCAACATCAAGATATACCCCTATTAATTCTTGCAAATATTTCTGCGATATCAAACCAAACACCGTATGTTTTGGGCGTAAAACATGTTTTGCAACTCTTGCCAttgtttatttaaggttgttacttCTTCACCTGTTGCTAAATCATCAGGAAATTAAGGTTTTTTGATCAATTTTATTATCGATCGTATATATATGATTGTTCTTTGTTTATTTTCCCGCTTCTTATGTTATTACAGATAACTAAATATATCTTGATTGATGTAAGAAAGATAGAAGGATCTAGCAGTGAAGAAGACTCATCTATTATGGTTGCAAAAATGGTTGCAAAATTTAGTTTTCCCGTTCATAGTTATATATCTAGCATATACATTATCTCCGTGCGATAATAGCTGGTAATATGTACATACGTGCATATTCTTCTCATCTattattttgttatgttttaatgattttgcgGTAATAAAAATATGAAGTCATTCTCTCttttttgcaaatcttgatgATATTTTCAGCGTGTGGAGGACAAAGAGTATAATATAAGTTGGATTTCGTCTGGTGCTAAGTTGTTTTTGTATGTTAACCGGATCATCTACGGCTATGGCGGTTAGTCGGGTTGTTTTTCCTTTCCCTGGTATATTCTTAATTAGTTGTTTGTTCAATGTTTTGTATCATTGATGTTTGTTGAAAATTTATTAA
This portion of the Papaver somniferum cultivar HN1 chromosome 11, ASM357369v1, whole genome shotgun sequence genome encodes:
- the LOC113323988 gene encoding beta-D-glucosyl crocetin beta-1,6-glucosyltransferase-like codes for the protein MDSSQNVEEHNVRRIRVLLFPWLAHGHISPFLELAKRLAQRNFYTYLCSTPINLSSIKDKLSRDHQPENTLIQLIELNLPSLPDLPPHYHTTKSLPPHLMQTLKKAFDLSAPSFSDILSTIKPDLLVYDFIQPWAPSLASQLNIPAVQLLTTGATFTSFCFHLYDKNTETKFPFRALCISNYVNRKFIERASSPEGIEDRYRFTQCVDKSIDVVLINTFMEIEEKYLDYLSCVYGKEFVPVGPLVQTDTDSTTCEMNKFSGWLVNKENSSVVFVSVGTEYFMSKEEIQEVAYGLELSEVNFIWVIRFPDNHEGEGLAQVLPKGFMERIGEKGMVVEKWAPQAKILGSSKIGGFVSHCGWNSVLESMKYGVPIIAMPMHLDQPVNATLVVELGL